The proteins below come from a single Lates calcarifer isolate ASB-BC8 linkage group LG11, TLL_Latcal_v3, whole genome shotgun sequence genomic window:
- the med25 gene encoding mediator of RNA polymerase II transcription subunit 25 isoform X3: MNSADVRSSGTRLLSPQRQSDIVSQKPSASALMEPSTKPGSNQVADVVFVIEGTANLGPYFESLRKNYILPAIEYFNGGPPAETDFGGDYGGTQYGLVVFNTVDCAPESYVQCHAPTSSAFEFVSWIDNIQFMGGGAESCSLIAEGLSVALQLFDDFKKMREQIGQTHKVCVLLCNSPPYLLPAVESVSYTGCTADNLVKIIRDKGIHFSVVAPRKLPALRALFERASPVVGAVEPHPDYSQDPFHMVLVRGISLPVSSGGGPGPLKPVLPPQSLPVTQPQPPPPINTSHPYQNPAPMTAAQMAAQMAVETANSQSAKSRFPGMVSQGPPFTNQPNIPSVPGVKHSQPSISTVTTATPPMMPQQQVAPNQQQSVPPPGQPAPNQQPQQPPQQQPTANQPTAPSAQPNMPGVSGPPGNANQIGPGVANKIVAWTGVLEWQEKPKTSSMDSTTKLTRSLPCQVHVNQGENLNTDQWPQKLIMQLIPQQLLTTLGHLFRNSRMVQFLFTNKDVESLKGLYRIMANGFAGCVHFPHTTSPCEVRVLMLLYSSKKRIFMGLIPNDQSGFVNGIRQVITNHKQVQQHRAQLGGAGGPMQPGQVPPNQNFLNRPPGPIPVSHGNVQQQSVVVGMPPVSQVSMMEEQQRQNNMMTMRAAGPNNQQPPVSGAPPNQVAQTGQAPPQGPILRLSNPGANPQLRSLLLSQQQPQGGVSHMQGMMSHQGLGQQLVHSAPGGGAQMQGQWRQPLAGPMLMSGGQRGAVPQPGMPQVSSVMEDEILMDLI, from the exons ATGAACAGTGCAGACGTCCGGTCGTCTGGGACACGTCTGCTCTCTCCCCAGAGACAAAGCGACATTGTCTCCCAGAAACCCTCAG CTTCGGCACTCATGGAGCCATCCACGAAGCCTGGATCCAATCAGGTGGCCGATGTGGTGTTTGTCATCGAGGGGACTGCAAACCTTGGACCCTACTTTGAATCTCTAAGAAAAAATTATATACTTCCAGCTATTGA ATATTTCAATGGTGGGCCCCCAGCAGAAACAGATTTTGGTGGAGAT TATGGAGGGACACAGTACGGTCTTGTGGTGTTCAACACAGTGGACTGTGCCCCGGAGTCGTATGTACAGTGCCATGCACCAACCAGCTCTGCCTTTGAGTTTGTCTCATGGATCGACAACATCCA gtTCATGGGAGGTGGAGCAGAAAGTTGTAGTCTAATTGCAGAAGGGCTCTCTGTGGCCTTGCAGCTCTTTGATGACTTTAAGAAGATGAGGGAACAAAT AGGTCAAACccacaaagtgtgtgtgttgctgtgtaacTCTCCTCCATATCTGCTTCCTGCTGTGGAGAGTGTCAGCTACACCGGCTGCACAGCAGACAACTTGGTCAAAATCATCAGAGAT aaaggAATTCACTTCTCGGTGGTGGCTCCTCGGAAACTTCCGGCTCTAAGGGCTTTGTTCGAGCGGGCGTCTCCTGTAGTAGGGGCGGTTGAACCCCATCCAGACTACAGTCAGGACCCCTTCCACATGGTCCTAGTCAGAGGCATCTCACTTCCTG TTTCCTCAGGTGGAGGACCCGGGCCGCTCAAACCTGTCCTCCCGCCTCAGTCACTGCCTGTCACTCAGCCACAGCCCCCTCCACCCATTAACACATCCCACCCTTATCAG AATCCGGCCCCCATGACTGCTGCTCAGATGGCTGCACAGATGGCCGTGGAGACAGCCAACAGCCAGTCGGCCAAGAGTCGCT tcccAGGAATGGTCAGTCAAGGTCCCCCCTTCACCAATCAACCAAACATCCCATCAGTCCCTGGGGTGAAGCACAGTCAGCCCAGCATATCAACAGTCACCACAGCAACGCCGCCTATGATGCCACAGCAACAAGTCGCTCCCaatcagcagcagtcagtccCACCTCCGGGGCAGCCTGCACCCAATCAGCAGCCGCAGCAGCCACCTCAGCAGCAGCCCACGGCGAACCAGCCCACAGCTCCTTCAGCACAGCCCAACATG CCTGGTGTGTCTGGACCTCCAGGCAATGCAAACCAAATTGGACCAGGTGTGGCCAATAAGATTGTTGCATGGACCGGCGTCCTAGAGTGGCAAGAG AAGCCTAAAACCTCATCTATGGACTCAACCACCAAACTGACGCGTTCCCTGCCGTGTCAAGTTCACGTCAACCAGGGAGAAAATCT aaacacagaccaGTGGCCACAGAAGCTCATCATGCAGCTGATTCCACAGCAGTTACTG ACAACCTTAGGTCACCTCTTCAGAAACTCTCGAATGGTTCAGTTTCTCTTCACCAACAAAGACGTGGAGTCGCTGAAAGGCCTGTACCGCATTATGGCCAATGGTTTT GCCGGCTGCGTCCACTTCCCCCACACTACTTCGCCCTGTGAAGTGCGGGTGCTGATGCTGCTCTACTCGTCCAAGAAGAGAATATTCATGGGCCTGATTCCCAACGACCAGAGCGGCTTCGTCAACGGCATCCGGCAAGTCATCACCAACCACAAGCAGGTCCAGCAGCACAGAGCG CAGTTGGGCGGTGCGGGGGGTCCAATGCAACCCGGCCAGGTCCCCCCCAACCAGAATTTCCTCAACAGGCCCCCTGGTCCCATTCCCGTCTCCCACGGCAACGTCCAGCAGCAG TCTGTGGTGGTGGGCATGCCCCCTGTTAGTCAGGTTTCTAtgatggaggagcagcagaggcagaacaACATG ATGACGATGAGAGCAGCCGGACCGAACAACCAACAGCCACCGGTCAGCGGCGCTCCACCCAACCAGGTCGCACAGACGGGACAAGCCCCGCCTCAGGGTCCCATACTGCGCCTCTCGAACCCGGGAGCCAATCCACAGCTTCGCAGCCTTCTCCTCAGCCAACAGCAGCCG CAGGGTGGGGTGTCTCACATGCAAGGCATGATGTCTCACCAGGGTTTAGGGCAGCAGTTGGTCCACTCTGCACCAGGAGGGGGGGCTCAAATGCAGGGCCAGTGGAGGCAGCCCTTGGCAG GTCCGATGCTGATGTCTGGAGGTCAGAGAGGAGCGGTACCCCAGCCCGGGATGCCCCAGGTCTCCAGCGTCATGGAGGACGAAATCCTCATGGATCTTATCTGA
- the med25 gene encoding mediator of RNA polymerase II transcription subunit 25 isoform X6 translates to MNSADVRSSGTRLLSPQRQSDIVSQKPSASALMEPSTKPGSNQVADVVFVIEGTANLGPYFESLRKNYILPAIEYFNGGPPAETDFGGDYGGTQYGLVVFNTVDCAPESYVQCHAPTSSAFEFVSWIDNIQFMGGGAESCSLIAEGLSVALQLFDDFKKMREQIGQTHKVCVLLCNSPPYLLPAVESVSYTGCTADNLVKIIRDKGIHFSVVAPRKLPALRALFERASPVVGAVEPHPDYSQDPFHMVLVRGISLPVSSGGGPGPLKPVLPPQSLPVTQPQPPPPINTSHPYQNPAPMTAAQMAAQMAVETANSQSAKSRFPGMVSQGPPFTNQPNIPSVPGVKHSQPSISTVTTATPPMMPQQQVAPNQQQSVPPPGQPAPNQQPQQPPQQQPTANQPTAPSAQPNMPGVSGPPGNANQIGPGVANKIVAWTGVLEWQEKPKTSSMDSTTKLTRSLPCQVHVNQGENLNTDQWPQKLIMQLIPQQLLTTLGHLFRNSRMVQFLFTNKDVESLKGLYRIMANGFAGCVHFPHTTSPCEVRVLMLLYSSKKRIFMGLIPNDQSGFVNGIRQVITNHKQVQQHRALGGAGGPMQPGQVPPNQNFLNRPPGPIPVSHGNVQQQMTMRAAGPNNQQPPVSGAPPNQVAQTGQAPPQGPILRLSNPGANPQLRSLLLSQQQPQGGVSHMQGMMSHQGLGQQLVHSAPGGGAQMQGQWRQPLAGPMLMSGGQRGAVPQPGMPQVSSVMEDEILMDLI, encoded by the exons ATGAACAGTGCAGACGTCCGGTCGTCTGGGACACGTCTGCTCTCTCCCCAGAGACAAAGCGACATTGTCTCCCAGAAACCCTCAG CTTCGGCACTCATGGAGCCATCCACGAAGCCTGGATCCAATCAGGTGGCCGATGTGGTGTTTGTCATCGAGGGGACTGCAAACCTTGGACCCTACTTTGAATCTCTAAGAAAAAATTATATACTTCCAGCTATTGA ATATTTCAATGGTGGGCCCCCAGCAGAAACAGATTTTGGTGGAGAT TATGGAGGGACACAGTACGGTCTTGTGGTGTTCAACACAGTGGACTGTGCCCCGGAGTCGTATGTACAGTGCCATGCACCAACCAGCTCTGCCTTTGAGTTTGTCTCATGGATCGACAACATCCA gtTCATGGGAGGTGGAGCAGAAAGTTGTAGTCTAATTGCAGAAGGGCTCTCTGTGGCCTTGCAGCTCTTTGATGACTTTAAGAAGATGAGGGAACAAAT AGGTCAAACccacaaagtgtgtgtgttgctgtgtaacTCTCCTCCATATCTGCTTCCTGCTGTGGAGAGTGTCAGCTACACCGGCTGCACAGCAGACAACTTGGTCAAAATCATCAGAGAT aaaggAATTCACTTCTCGGTGGTGGCTCCTCGGAAACTTCCGGCTCTAAGGGCTTTGTTCGAGCGGGCGTCTCCTGTAGTAGGGGCGGTTGAACCCCATCCAGACTACAGTCAGGACCCCTTCCACATGGTCCTAGTCAGAGGCATCTCACTTCCTG TTTCCTCAGGTGGAGGACCCGGGCCGCTCAAACCTGTCCTCCCGCCTCAGTCACTGCCTGTCACTCAGCCACAGCCCCCTCCACCCATTAACACATCCCACCCTTATCAG AATCCGGCCCCCATGACTGCTGCTCAGATGGCTGCACAGATGGCCGTGGAGACAGCCAACAGCCAGTCGGCCAAGAGTCGCT tcccAGGAATGGTCAGTCAAGGTCCCCCCTTCACCAATCAACCAAACATCCCATCAGTCCCTGGGGTGAAGCACAGTCAGCCCAGCATATCAACAGTCACCACAGCAACGCCGCCTATGATGCCACAGCAACAAGTCGCTCCCaatcagcagcagtcagtccCACCTCCGGGGCAGCCTGCACCCAATCAGCAGCCGCAGCAGCCACCTCAGCAGCAGCCCACGGCGAACCAGCCCACAGCTCCTTCAGCACAGCCCAACATG CCTGGTGTGTCTGGACCTCCAGGCAATGCAAACCAAATTGGACCAGGTGTGGCCAATAAGATTGTTGCATGGACCGGCGTCCTAGAGTGGCAAGAG AAGCCTAAAACCTCATCTATGGACTCAACCACCAAACTGACGCGTTCCCTGCCGTGTCAAGTTCACGTCAACCAGGGAGAAAATCT aaacacagaccaGTGGCCACAGAAGCTCATCATGCAGCTGATTCCACAGCAGTTACTG ACAACCTTAGGTCACCTCTTCAGAAACTCTCGAATGGTTCAGTTTCTCTTCACCAACAAAGACGTGGAGTCGCTGAAAGGCCTGTACCGCATTATGGCCAATGGTTTT GCCGGCTGCGTCCACTTCCCCCACACTACTTCGCCCTGTGAAGTGCGGGTGCTGATGCTGCTCTACTCGTCCAAGAAGAGAATATTCATGGGCCTGATTCCCAACGACCAGAGCGGCTTCGTCAACGGCATCCGGCAAGTCATCACCAACCACAAGCAGGTCCAGCAGCACAGAGCG TTGGGCGGTGCGGGGGGTCCAATGCAACCCGGCCAGGTCCCCCCCAACCAGAATTTCCTCAACAGGCCCCCTGGTCCCATTCCCGTCTCCCACGGCAACGTCCAGCAGCAG ATGACGATGAGAGCAGCCGGACCGAACAACCAACAGCCACCGGTCAGCGGCGCTCCACCCAACCAGGTCGCACAGACGGGACAAGCCCCGCCTCAGGGTCCCATACTGCGCCTCTCGAACCCGGGAGCCAATCCACAGCTTCGCAGCCTTCTCCTCAGCCAACAGCAGCCG CAGGGTGGGGTGTCTCACATGCAAGGCATGATGTCTCACCAGGGTTTAGGGCAGCAGTTGGTCCACTCTGCACCAGGAGGGGGGGCTCAAATGCAGGGCCAGTGGAGGCAGCCCTTGGCAG GTCCGATGCTGATGTCTGGAGGTCAGAGAGGAGCGGTACCCCAGCCCGGGATGCCCCAGGTCTCCAGCGTCATGGAGGACGAAATCCTCATGGATCTTATCTGA
- the med25 gene encoding mediator of RNA polymerase II transcription subunit 25 isoform X5, producing MNSADVRSSGTRLLSPQRQSDIVSQKPSASALMEPSTKPGSNQVADVVFVIEGTANLGPYFESLRKNYILPAIEYFNGGPPAETDFGGDYGGTQYGLVVFNTVDCAPESYVQCHAPTSSAFEFVSWIDNIQFMGGGAESCSLIAEGLSVALQLFDDFKKMREQIGQTHKVCVLLCNSPPYLLPAVESVSYTGCTADNLVKIIRDKGIHFSVVAPRKLPALRALFERASPVVGAVEPHPDYSQDPFHMVLVRGISLPVSSGGGPGPLKPVLPPQSLPVTQPQPPPPINTSHPYQNPAPMTAAQMAAQMAVETANSQSAKSRFPGMVSQGPPFTNQPNIPSVPGVKHSQPSISTVTTATPPMMPQQQVAPNQQQSVPPPGQPAPNQQPQQPPQQQPTANQPTAPSAQPNMPGVSGPPGNANQIGPGVANKIVAWTGVLEWQEKPKTSSMDSTTKLTRSLPCQVHVNQGENLNTDQWPQKLIMQLIPQQLLTTLGHLFRNSRMVQFLFTNKDVESLKGLYRIMANGFAGCVHFPHTTSPCEVRVLMLLYSSKKRIFMGLIPNDQSGFVNGIRQVITNHKQVQQHRAQLGGAGGPMQPGQVPPNQNFLNRPPGPIPVSHGNVQQQMTMRAAGPNNQQPPVSGAPPNQVAQTGQAPPQGPILRLSNPGANPQLRSLLLSQQQPQGGVSHMQGMMSHQGLGQQLVHSAPGGGAQMQGQWRQPLAGPMLMSGGQRGAVPQPGMPQVSSVMEDEILMDLI from the exons ATGAACAGTGCAGACGTCCGGTCGTCTGGGACACGTCTGCTCTCTCCCCAGAGACAAAGCGACATTGTCTCCCAGAAACCCTCAG CTTCGGCACTCATGGAGCCATCCACGAAGCCTGGATCCAATCAGGTGGCCGATGTGGTGTTTGTCATCGAGGGGACTGCAAACCTTGGACCCTACTTTGAATCTCTAAGAAAAAATTATATACTTCCAGCTATTGA ATATTTCAATGGTGGGCCCCCAGCAGAAACAGATTTTGGTGGAGAT TATGGAGGGACACAGTACGGTCTTGTGGTGTTCAACACAGTGGACTGTGCCCCGGAGTCGTATGTACAGTGCCATGCACCAACCAGCTCTGCCTTTGAGTTTGTCTCATGGATCGACAACATCCA gtTCATGGGAGGTGGAGCAGAAAGTTGTAGTCTAATTGCAGAAGGGCTCTCTGTGGCCTTGCAGCTCTTTGATGACTTTAAGAAGATGAGGGAACAAAT AGGTCAAACccacaaagtgtgtgtgttgctgtgtaacTCTCCTCCATATCTGCTTCCTGCTGTGGAGAGTGTCAGCTACACCGGCTGCACAGCAGACAACTTGGTCAAAATCATCAGAGAT aaaggAATTCACTTCTCGGTGGTGGCTCCTCGGAAACTTCCGGCTCTAAGGGCTTTGTTCGAGCGGGCGTCTCCTGTAGTAGGGGCGGTTGAACCCCATCCAGACTACAGTCAGGACCCCTTCCACATGGTCCTAGTCAGAGGCATCTCACTTCCTG TTTCCTCAGGTGGAGGACCCGGGCCGCTCAAACCTGTCCTCCCGCCTCAGTCACTGCCTGTCACTCAGCCACAGCCCCCTCCACCCATTAACACATCCCACCCTTATCAG AATCCGGCCCCCATGACTGCTGCTCAGATGGCTGCACAGATGGCCGTGGAGACAGCCAACAGCCAGTCGGCCAAGAGTCGCT tcccAGGAATGGTCAGTCAAGGTCCCCCCTTCACCAATCAACCAAACATCCCATCAGTCCCTGGGGTGAAGCACAGTCAGCCCAGCATATCAACAGTCACCACAGCAACGCCGCCTATGATGCCACAGCAACAAGTCGCTCCCaatcagcagcagtcagtccCACCTCCGGGGCAGCCTGCACCCAATCAGCAGCCGCAGCAGCCACCTCAGCAGCAGCCCACGGCGAACCAGCCCACAGCTCCTTCAGCACAGCCCAACATG CCTGGTGTGTCTGGACCTCCAGGCAATGCAAACCAAATTGGACCAGGTGTGGCCAATAAGATTGTTGCATGGACCGGCGTCCTAGAGTGGCAAGAG AAGCCTAAAACCTCATCTATGGACTCAACCACCAAACTGACGCGTTCCCTGCCGTGTCAAGTTCACGTCAACCAGGGAGAAAATCT aaacacagaccaGTGGCCACAGAAGCTCATCATGCAGCTGATTCCACAGCAGTTACTG ACAACCTTAGGTCACCTCTTCAGAAACTCTCGAATGGTTCAGTTTCTCTTCACCAACAAAGACGTGGAGTCGCTGAAAGGCCTGTACCGCATTATGGCCAATGGTTTT GCCGGCTGCGTCCACTTCCCCCACACTACTTCGCCCTGTGAAGTGCGGGTGCTGATGCTGCTCTACTCGTCCAAGAAGAGAATATTCATGGGCCTGATTCCCAACGACCAGAGCGGCTTCGTCAACGGCATCCGGCAAGTCATCACCAACCACAAGCAGGTCCAGCAGCACAGAGCG CAGTTGGGCGGTGCGGGGGGTCCAATGCAACCCGGCCAGGTCCCCCCCAACCAGAATTTCCTCAACAGGCCCCCTGGTCCCATTCCCGTCTCCCACGGCAACGTCCAGCAGCAG ATGACGATGAGAGCAGCCGGACCGAACAACCAACAGCCACCGGTCAGCGGCGCTCCACCCAACCAGGTCGCACAGACGGGACAAGCCCCGCCTCAGGGTCCCATACTGCGCCTCTCGAACCCGGGAGCCAATCCACAGCTTCGCAGCCTTCTCCTCAGCCAACAGCAGCCG CAGGGTGGGGTGTCTCACATGCAAGGCATGATGTCTCACCAGGGTTTAGGGCAGCAGTTGGTCCACTCTGCACCAGGAGGGGGGGCTCAAATGCAGGGCCAGTGGAGGCAGCCCTTGGCAG GTCCGATGCTGATGTCTGGAGGTCAGAGAGGAGCGGTACCCCAGCCCGGGATGCCCCAGGTCTCCAGCGTCATGGAGGACGAAATCCTCATGGATCTTATCTGA